The Janthinobacterium tructae genome contains the following window.
GGTGCTGGGCTTCAGTTCCGGCCTGCCCCTGTTCATCCTGCTGTACCTGCTGCAGGCATGGCTGGCCAAGTCGGGCTTGAACGTCAAGGCGCTGGGGCTGTTCGCCCTGGTGCAGTTCCCGTACATCTGGAAATTCCTGTGGGCGCCGCTGATGGACCGCTACCGCATCCTGGGCCTGGGGCGCCGGCGCGGCTGGATGGCGGCCACGCAAGTGGCGCTGTTCTTCTCCATCGGCGCCATGGGCATGCTCGATCCGCTCACGCAGATCGGCCTGATCGCGGCGGCTGCCGGTGGCGTCGCTTTTCTGTCTGCCAGCCAGGACATCGTCATCGACGCCTACCGGCGCGAAATCCTTAGCGACAACGAGCAGGGCCTGGGCGCCGCCGTCATCGTCAACGCGTACAAGGTGGCGGGCATGGTGCCGGGCGCGCTGTCGCTGATCCTGGCCGACCGCATGCCGTGGCAGCCCGTCTTCTGGATCACGGCCGCCTTCATGCTGCCGGGCCTCGTGTGCACCTTGCTGATCAAGGAGCCTGCCGTCTACGGCTCGCCGCCGAAGACCATGCGCGAAGCGATCATCCTGCCGTTCCAGGAATTCATCGCGCGCGATGGTTGGCGTAACGCAATGTGGATCCTCGCTTTCGTATTACTCTACAAAATCGGCGACAGCATGGCCACGGCGCTGGCGACGAAGTTTTATCTGGACCTGGGGTTTTCCATGACGCAGATCGGCCTGGCCGCCAACACCACGGGTTTCTGGGCCAGCCTGGCCGGCGGCGTGGTGGGCGGCGTGTGGATGCTCAAGCTGGGCATCAACCGGGGCCTGTGGGTGTTTGGCGCGCTGCAGGCGATCGCGATTCTGGGATTCGCCTGGCTGGCACAGGTGGGGCCGAACACCATGCTGCTCAGCGCCGTGATCGGTTTTGAAGCCTTTGCCAGCCTGGGCCTGGGTGCGGCCGCCTTTGTCGCGTTCCTGTCGCGCACCACGGACCCGCGCTACACAGCCACGCAATATGCCTTGTTTTCCAGCCTGAGCGCCGTGCCGCGCACCCTGATCAATGCCTCGGTGGGCTTTCTGGTCGCGGAACTGGGCTGGTTTTCGTTTTTCATCGTGTGCTTCTTCCTGGCCTTCCCGGCCATGATGATGCTGCCTAAAATCGCTCCATGGAGGTCTGCCAATGGCACCAATATCCCTTAAACGTTACGCCATCCTGGCCAGCCTGTGCGCGGCCACCGCCCTGGCCCCCCTGTCCACCCACGCCCAGCAGGCGACGATGCAGGATGGCATCAAGGTGCGGCCCTTGTCGACCTCGCGCATCTTTGCCGGCGGCGCCGATTTCAATGCAGAATCGAAGCAGCAATATACGCAGCTGGTCAACGAAGCGAAGGAAAAAAACGCGCTGGTGCCCGACAGTGACCCGCAGGTCAGGCGTCTGCGCGCCATCGCCCAGCGCATTATCCCGTTTGCCACGCGCTGGAACGAGGCGGCGGCGAACTGGAACTGGCAGGTCAATCTGCTCAACTCGGACGAGGTCAATGCCTTTTGCATGCCGGGCGGGCAGATCGCTTTTTACAGCGGCATCATCACCAAGCTCAATTTGACCGACGATGAAGTGGCCATCGTCATGGGGCATGAAATTTCGCACGCGCTGCGCGAACACTCGCAGGCGCAGGCCGGCAAGGGCAACCTTG
Protein-coding sequences here:
- a CDS encoding AmpG family muropeptide MFS transporter, with translation MTTSPVPGWRSYANGRMLAVLVLGFSSGLPLFILLYLLQAWLAKSGLNVKALGLFALVQFPYIWKFLWAPLMDRYRILGLGRRRGWMAATQVALFFSIGAMGMLDPLTQIGLIAAAAGGVAFLSASQDIVIDAYRREILSDNEQGLGAAVIVNAYKVAGMVPGALSLILADRMPWQPVFWITAAFMLPGLVCTLLIKEPAVYGSPPKTMREAIILPFQEFIARDGWRNAMWILAFVLLYKIGDSMATALATKFYLDLGFSMTQIGLAANTTGFWASLAGGVVGGVWMLKLGINRGLWVFGALQAIAILGFAWLAQVGPNTMLLSAVIGFEAFASLGLGAAAFVAFLSRTTDPRYTATQYALFSSLSAVPRTLINASVGFLVAELGWFSFFIVCFFLAFPAMMMLPKIAPWRSANGTNIP
- a CDS encoding M48 family metallopeptidase — encoded protein: MAPISLKRYAILASLCAATALAPLSTHAQQATMQDGIKVRPLSTSRIFAGGADFNAESKQQYTQLVNEAKEKNALVPDSDPQVRRLRAIAQRIIPFATRWNEAAANWNWQVNLLNSDEVNAFCMPGGQIAFYSGIITKLNLTDDEVAIVMGHEISHALREHSQAQAGKGNLAAVGAKLAGAGLSAWLGVDPTITSTATNMAAQGVMLKFSRDDEREADLIGMDLAARAGFDPRAGVILWQKMAAVSKGAPPEFLSTHPSGKDRISQMNSHMAQVLPLYARSKGVSVDALPPYRSTAIAQR